CGGCCACGCTGGTCTCGCCGACCACGCGCTCCACGCCGTCGACCGAGGCCAGCTCGTCGGCCAGCGCCGGGTCGAGCCACTGGCGCTCGGCCAGCGCCACGGTCTTCATGTCCTTGGTGTCGTTGGGGTCCTCCTTGGGCACCAGGTACGCCTGCTGCCCGCTGACCACGACCGGCACCGCGGCGAACCGCTCCGGCGGCACCGCGATCCGGATGCCCGTCTCCATGAGGCCCGCGCACGCGATCACCAGGCCGGAACCCAGCAGGACGCCGATGAACGTCGCGATGAACCCGGTCTTGCGGTAGCGCAGGGTGCGCAGGGCGAGGTTCCACATCAGTAGTCACTCCCCCGACCACGTCGGCCCGGGCCGCCGCCCTGGCCCTGGCTCAGGCTGAACGAGCGCTGCGGGCGCTCCACCATCGCGGTCAGGTGGGTCATCCGCTCGGCGACGGCCTCGGCGGTCGGGTGCTGGAGCTGCCCGATGATCTGGCCGTCGATGAGGAAGATGACGCTGTCCGCGTGCGAGGCCGCCACCGGGTCGTGCGTGACCATCACGATGGTCTGGCCGCTGACCAGGACGGACTCGCGCATCAGGTCCAGCACCTCCAGCGCGGTGCGGGTGTCCAGGGCGCCGGTCGGCTCGTCGGCGAAGACCACGGCCGGTTCGGACACCAGGGCGCGGGCGATCGCCACGCGCTGCTGCTGGCCACCCGACAGCTCGCCGGGCAGGTGCGTGCGGCGCTGCTCCAGGCCCACGCGGCCGATGACGTCGGCGACGCGGTTGCGGTCGATCCGGCGACCGGCCAGCTTCATGGGCAGCGTGACGTTCTGCTCCACGGTCAGCGCGGGGAGCAGGTTGAAGCTCTGGAAGATGAAGCCGACCCGCTCGCGGCGCAGCTCGGTCAGCTGGACCTCGCTCATGCCGGTCAGGTCGACGCCGTCGAGGATGACCGCGCCGGACGACGGCTGGTCCAGGCCCGCCGCGCACTGGAGGAACGTGCTCTTGCCCGAGCCGGACGGACCCATCACCGCGGTGAAGCTGCCGTAGTCGAGCGCGATGTCGACGCCGCGCAGCGCCTCCACGGCGCTGTCGCCCTTGCCGTAGGTCTTGCGGACCGAGTCCAGGCGCACGGCCGCGGGGGCGTTGTTGCCGCCCCGCCCGTGCTGGTCCCTCCGCCTACCGCCAAACATCGCCACTCACCCGCATTTCCTGTCGTACCGGTGTCTGTGCTTGCCGTTAACGCTATGGGGTGCGCGCCTGGCGCTCCATGGACCTAGGAACACACATGAGGTGGGTCCAAGCCCACCCCTGATCCCGGGTCGGGGTGCGGACCCGCCCGACGGGCGGAACCCCTACCCGGGAGCCCCTACCCGGGAGCCGCCGGCCCCCGCACGAGCCCTCGCACCACTGCCGCCGCACGAGTACTCGGGTGAGCACCCGTGCGGCGGCTTCGCACCGTAGCGCCGCACAGCAGTCCTCACGCACGAACGCGCCGACCGCCGGTCCGGGTTCACCCCGGTGCCGGCGGTCGGCGCGGTGGTCGTGCTCGGTGGGTCGTGCTCGGTGTTCGGGCTCAGCGCCGCACGGCACCGCCGGTGGCGGGGCGGGCGGCCTGGCGCGGGTCGCGCACCGGGCGGTGGACCGGTGCGTGGCCGGGTGTGGGCCCCGGTGTCGTGGTCGCCGGCGCCGGGAACGTCGGCGCCTCCGCCACCCACATGTCCAGCGCGCCCATCGGGAGCCCGGTCGGCAGGTCGGTGCGCCTGCGCACCTTCAGCTTCCGGTAGACCCGGGTCAGGTGCTGCTCCACCGTGCTGACCGTGATGTAGAGCTTGCGGCTGATCTCCCGGTTGGTGTGCCCCAGCGCGGCCAGCGCCGCGACCCGCCGCTCGGCGGTGCTCAGCGTGGCCAGGTCGTCGGGCTCGTGCGCGGTCGCGGCGGCGGTACCGCTGTCGACCTCCGGTTCCTCCTCGCCGTCGACCTCGTCCAGGACCAGGCCGCGCGGCAGGAACTGGCGGCACAGCGACTCGGCGAAGCACGCCTCGGCCATCCGCACCGCCCGCTTGGCCACCACCTTGGCCGCGCCGAACTCGCCCAGCGCGTGGTGCGCGCTGCTGAGCACGGCCAGCGCCACCGACAGCTCCACCTGGTCGCCGCAGCCCTGGAACAGCGCCGCGGCCTCGCGCAGCATGGGCAGCCGCTGCTTGAGCTCGATGGACGACGACAGCACCCGCAGCGACACGCCGCGCACCCGCGGGGTGTCCGCGGTGGGCCGCTCCAGCTGCGCCAGCACCAGCTCACCCGCCCGGTCGACCCGGTTCAGCCGCAGGTACGCCTGCGCCAGGTCGGAGCGCCACGGCAGCAGCGCCGGCAGGTCCAGCTCCCAGTGCACGGCCAGCTCGCCGCACGCCTCGAAGTCGGCCAGGGCGGCGTGCGGCCGGTTCGCGGCCAGGTGCGCGTGGCCCCGGGCCCGCAGGTACACCGCCCAGTGCCAGGTGTTCTGCGCGGCCACCGGCACGCTGCGCTTGAGCTGCGCCTCGACCTCGTCGTGGCGGCCCATCGCCGAGGTGGCCAGCACCAGCGCCGCGAGCGGCGAGGCGATGGCCGGGCCCCAGTTGTGGGACGACAGCGTGGTGAGCGCGAGGCGGGCCTGGCGCTCGGCGGTGCCCAGGTCGCCCTCCAGCAGCGCGATGTGCGCCCGGACGTCGGCCAGCACCGCCTTCCAGGTGGCCACGCCGCCGGTGCCCATGTCCTCGCGCAGGGTGTCGCACCAGCGCTTGGCCCGCCCCACCTCGCCGCAGACCGCGAGGGTCAGCAGCGCGTACGCGGCGGCCTCGGGCGCGCTGTCGGGCGCCCAGCAGTTGCGGAGCACGCGCTCGGCGGCGGCCACCAGGTCCTCCTGGTGGTCCCGGGCCAGGGCCGCGCGCCGGTCGCCGGTCGCGGACGGCACGGCCGCGGCCACGGTCGGGTGCAGCCAGCGCGCCCAGTCCCGCAGCGCCCGGTGCTCGGTGGCGGACGGCGAGTTGGGGCTCTCCGCCGCGGCCTCCTCCAACCGCCGCAGCGTCTCCCTGGCCTCGCCGGTCCGGCCGAACCACAGCTGGTAGCGCAGCAGCGCCCGGCTCTCCCGCACGCCCAGCAGGCCGCGCTCGGACGCGTCCCGCAGTTCGGGCAGGTGCCGCGACACCACCGAGGGGGTGGCCCGCCACTGCACGGCGGCGAGCGCCGCGACGAGCGCGGCGCGCCCGGCCGCGTCGTCCTCGGGGCACGCGGTGCGCGCCAGCTTCAGGTACTCCACCGCCCGCTCCGGCCGGTGCTCGGCCAGCGCGGTGTCGGCGGCGTCGCGCAGCACGCCCACCGCCCACGGCGCGGCGGCGGCGCCCGCCGCGCTGAGGTGACCGGCGATGTCGGCGCTGGGCAGGCCCTCGGCGTAGAGCAGCCCGGCGGCGCGCTGGTGGGTGGTCGCCAGGTCGTCGGCGCCCACGTCGCCCAGCACCGCCGCCCGCACGGCCGGGTGGCGGAACCGGCCGTCGTCGAGCAGGCCGGTGTGGTTGAGGGCGGTCAGCACCTCGACCACCGAGGACGTCTTGCGGCCCAGCAGACGGCCCAGCAGCTCGGGCGTGGCGTTCTCGCCGAGCACGGCCACGGCGCGCACCACGTCGAGCATGCCGGGTTCCCAGCGGTGCAGGCAGGCCAGCACGGACTGGCGGAACGCCTCGCCGGTGACCACGCCGTCGGCGCGGTGGTCGGCCTCGATGAACGCGGCCGCCCGGTGGTCCTGCACCAGCGCCTTGACCAGCAGCGGGTTCCCGCCGGTCATCGCGTGGTAGGCCGGCGCCAGCGCGGTGGCGGTGCGCTGGTCCAGCTCCTCGGCGACGACGGCGGCCACGCCGCGCGGCGACAGCGGCGCCAGCCGCACGCCGGTGAACCACGGCATGCGGGTCAGCTCCGCCCGGAACAGGGTGTTGAGGTGCCGCGAGTGGTCGGACTCGGTCAGCACCACCATGATCCGGGTGCCGCTGAGCCTGCGCTGCAGGTAGAGCAGCGCCTGGAGGGTGCAGGCGTCGGCGTACTCCACGTCGTCGGCCACCAGCACCACGGGCTGCTCCCGGGCGATGTCGAACAGCGCCTCGCACGCCTCTCGGATGGCGTGCGGTTGCTGTCGGGCCGCCTGGTGCGGGTCCGCGTCGTCCTCCAGGCGCTCGGCGTCGAGCAGCCGGCCGAGCCGGGCGGTGGCCTCGGCGGAGAGCCCTGCCGCGAACTGGGCCAGCACACCTCCGCCCACGCCGCGCTCCGCCCGCGAGCACGCCGCGGTCAGCAGGAGGGCCCCGCCGGACGTCACGCGCTCGCCGAAGGCCCGCACCAGCGCGGTCTTGCCGCTCGCGCCGGGACCGCCGATGTGCACGACGTGGCCATTGCCCCCGGCTGTCCGGGTCAAAACGGTTGTTAATTGGTCGAGCACATGTTCGCGTTCGACGAGACTCATTGTTGGTTCCCCCAGGTTCAGCTGTTGCGCAGGCAGGACAGACACAACGCTGTGCAGTCGAATGGCGACCGGATGCGACCCTAACTCTAGATATACAACTGTACAAGACGCATGTGTACCACATTCGGGCACATTAAACGAAAGTTCATCATGTTTGCCCGAACGGTCGTTAACGCGCCAGTAGATACCGCCCCCCGGGGGCCTAATGAGACGGTCTGCGCCCGCATGCTTTCCCTTCCGGTCACCTCCACGCAACAGAGAGGAGCCGGCTGGTCACCTGCCTGATACGACGACGTCGCCCCGGTCAACCGTCAACTTCGGTTTACCGGGGCGACGTGGGTTTCGGACCCGAAACGGTCAGTCGGACGCCTCCAACTCCTCGTCGAGCAGGTCGAACAGCTCGTCGGCGGTCACCGACTCCAACGCGCCGGCGTCCTCGGCGACCTCCGCGGCACCCGCCAGGCGGGCCACCAGGGCCCGCAGCCGGGCCTCGACCCGGGCGCGCTCCTCCTCGCCGGGCGCCGCCGAGTCGAACAAGAATTCGAGCCTGTTCAGTTCCATTTCCAGGGACGGTGTGACTTCCGGCTCACCACCCAGCTCCGCGTGGAGCAGGTCGGCCACCGCGGCCGGCGTCGGGTGGTCGTAGACCAGCGTCGCCGACAACCGCACGTCCGCCACCTCGCCGAGCCGGTTGCGCAGCTCGACCGCGGCCAGCGAGTCGAAGCCCAGCTCCAGGAAGCCCTTGTCCGGGTCCACCGCGTGCGGCCCGTCGTGCCCGAGCACCCCGGCCACCAGCCCGCGCACCACGTCCAGCAGGTGCTTGCGCCGCTCGGCCGCGGGCAGCGCCGCGAGCCGGTCGGTCAGCGACTCGGTCGGCACCGCCGCGCCCACCTGCGCGGCCCGCCGGGTCGCGCCGCGGACCAGGGCCCGGAACACCGGCGGCACGACCTCCGCCGACGACCGCACCGCGGCCAGGTCCAGCCGCGCGGGCACCAGGTCCGCCCGGCCCGCGGCCACCGCCGCGTCGAACAGCGCCAGCCCGTCCGCCGGGTCGAGCGCCACCACGCCGGAGGCGGCCATGCGCTTGAGGTCGCGCTCGTCGAGCGCACCGGTCATGGCGCTGCCCACGCCGGTCCACAGGCCCCAGGCCAGCGACGTGCCCGGCAGCCCGAGCGCCCGGCGGTGCCGGACCAGGGCGTCGAGGAAGCCGTTGGCCGCGGCGTAGGCCGACTGCCCCGCGCCGCCGGTGACCGAGGCCAGCGAGGAGAACAGCACGAACGCGGTCAGGTCGGCGTCGCGGGTCAGCTCGTGCAGGTGCCACGCGGCCACGGCCTTGGGCCGCCACACCGCGTCCACCTGCTCGCGGGTCAGGTTGGCCAGCAGCGCGTCGTCGACCGCGCCCGCCGCGTGCACCACGGCGGACAGCGCGACGCCGTCGAGCAGCCGCTCCAGCGCCCGGCGGTCGGCCACGTCGCACGCTGCCACGTCCACCGACGCGCCGAGCGCGGTCAGCTCGGCCACCAGCTCCGCCACGCCCGGCGCGGCCGGACCGCGCCTGCCGGCCAGCAGCAGCCGCCGCACGCCGTGGCCGGTCACCAGGTGCCGGGCCACCGCCGCGCCGATGCCGCTCGTGCCGCCGGTCACCAGGACCGTGCCCCGGTCGGTGAACGCCGGCGCGCCCGTCGACGCGCCCGCCCGCACCAGCCTCGGCACGAACGCCCGCCCGCCGCGCACGGCCAGCTGCGGCTCGCCCGCGGTGAGCACCGCCGCCAGCGCCAGGTCCGACGCCGGGTCGCCGTCGGTGTCCACGATCGTCACCAGGCCCGGGTGCTCCACCTGCGCGGAGCGCAGCAGGCCCCACAGCGGGGACTGCGCCAGGCCCGGCACCGCGTCGTCGACGTCCACCGCGACCGCGCCGGTGGTCACGACCACCAGCCTGGTCCGGCCCAGCCGCTCGTCCAGGGTCCAGTGCCGCACCACCGACAGCAGCCGGTCGATCACCTCGCGGCCCGCGCCGACCGGGTCGCCGGCCGGCGTCTCCACCGGCAGCAGCACCGCGTCGGGCGCCTGCGCCCCGAGCGCGGCGGTCAGCGCGGCCAGGTCCGGGTAGGTCGGGTGGCCGGCGAACCGCGCCGTCGGGGCCACCGCCCCGAGCACGGCCAGCCGCGCCGGGGTGTCCGCCGCGCCGAGCACCGGCGTCCAGTCGAGCTGGAACAGCGCGTCGCGCGGCCCGGCGGCGGCGGGCCGCCCGGTCGGCAGCGGCCGCACGGTCAGCGCGCCCACCTCGGCCACCGGCCCGCCGACGGCGTCGGCCAGCGCGAAGGCGTAGGTGTCCGGCGCGGTGCGGGTCAGCCGGACGCGCAGCACGGACGCGCCGGTCGCGTGCAGCGCCACGTCCCGCCACGCGAACGGCACGCTCGTCCCGCCGTCGCCGTCGTCGACCAGGTCCACGGTGTGCAGCGCCGCGTCCAGCAGCGCCGGGTGCAGGCCGAACCGGCCCGCGTCCGCGCCCGCCTCCTCGGGCAGCACGACCTCGGCGAACACCTCGTCCCCGCGCCGCCAGGCCGCGCGCAGGCCCCGGAACACCGGGCCGTAGCCGTAGCCCTGGTCGGCCAGGGACTCGTAGCGGCCCTCCAGGTCCACCTCGACCGCGTCCGCGGGCGGCCACTCCGCCCGGTCGGCCGCGGCCGGCGGCGCGCCCGCGGCGAGCACGCCGGTGGCGTGCCGGGTCCACGGCGCGTCCTCGGCCTCGGCCCGCGAGTGCACGCTCAGGCTGCGCCTGCCGCGGTCGTCGGCGTTGCCCACGACCACCTGGAGCACCACGCCGCCGCGCTCGGGCAGCGGCAGCGGCGCCTCCAGGGTCAGCTCCCGCACCAGGTCGCAGCCGACCTGGTCGCCGGCGCGCACGGCCAGCTCCACGAACGCCGTGCCGGGCAGGATGACCTGGCCGGAGACGGCGTGGTCGGTCAGCCACGGGTGGGTGTGCAGCGACAGCCGGCCGGTGAGCACCGCGCCGTCGCCGTCGGCCAGCCCGACCACCGCGCCCAGCAGCGGGTGCCCGGCGCCGACCTGGCCCAGGCCCGTGACGTCGCCCGAGCCGACCACCGCGTCGAGCCAGAAGCGGCGGCGCTGGAACGGGTAGGTGGGCAGGTCGACCCGACGCGCGCCGGTGCCCGCGAACACCGCGTCCCAGTCGGGGGACGCGCCGCGGACGAACAGCGCGCCCAGCGCGGCGGCCACCGACCCGGTCTCCGGGCGGTCGGCGCGCAGCGCCGGCACCAGCAGCGCCTCGGCCGGGGCCAGCAGGCAGTCCCGGCCCATCGCGGTCAGCACCGCGTCCGGGCCCACCTCCAGGAACGTGGTGGCGCCGCGCGCCTCCAGCTCCCGGACGCCGTCGTGGAAGCGCACCGCGCCGCGCACGTGCCGCACCCAGTAGCCGGGGTCGGTCAGCTCGCCCGGCTCGGCGACCCGGCCGGTCACGTTGGACACCACCGGCGTGGTCGGCTCGGCGTACGCGACGGTCGCGGCGACCGCGCGGAACTCGTCGAGCACCGCCTCGGTGTGCGGCGAGTGGAACGCGTGCGACACGCGCAGCCTCCTGGTCTTGCGACCCTCGGCCTGCCAGCGGGCGACCAGCTCGTCGAGCACGGCCGCGTCACCGGAGACGACCACCGACGACGGGCCGTTGACCGCGGCCACGTCCACCCGGTCCTCGCGGCCGGCCAGCCACCGGCGCACCTGGTCCTCGGTGGCGATCACCGACACCATCGCGCCGTCCGGGCGCATCGACTGCATGAGCCGGCCGCGGGCGGCGACCAGCCGGCAGGCGTCGGCCAGGGGGAACACGCCGGCCACGTGCGCGGCGGCCAGCTCGCCGATGGAGTGCCCGGCCACGAAGTCCGGCCGGACGCCCCACGAGGCCAGCAGCCGGAACAGCGCCACCTCGAAGGCGAACAGGGCGGGCTGGCTGAACCTGGTCTGGTCCAGCAGCTCCTGGTCCCCGCCGAAGACCACGTCGGCCAGGGACGTGCCCAGCTCGGCGTCCA
This portion of the Saccharothrix syringae genome encodes:
- a CDS encoding helix-turn-helix transcriptional regulator; translation: MSLVEREHVLDQLTTVLTRTAGGNGHVVHIGGPGASGKTALVRAFGERVTSGGALLLTAACSRAERGVGGGVLAQFAAGLSAEATARLGRLLDAERLEDDADPHQAARQQPHAIREACEALFDIAREQPVVLVADDVEYADACTLQALLYLQRRLSGTRIMVVLTESDHSRHLNTLFRAELTRMPWFTGVRLAPLSPRGVAAVVAEELDQRTATALAPAYHAMTGGNPLLVKALVQDHRAAAFIEADHRADGVVTGEAFRQSVLACLHRWEPGMLDVVRAVAVLGENATPELLGRLLGRKTSSVVEVLTALNHTGLLDDGRFRHPAVRAAVLGDVGADDLATTHQRAAGLLYAEGLPSADIAGHLSAAGAAAAPWAVGVLRDAADTALAEHRPERAVEYLKLARTACPEDDAAGRAALVAALAAVQWRATPSVVSRHLPELRDASERGLLGVRESRALLRYQLWFGRTGEARETLRRLEEAAAESPNSPSATEHRALRDWARWLHPTVAAAVPSATGDRRAALARDHQEDLVAAAERVLRNCWAPDSAPEAAAYALLTLAVCGEVGRAKRWCDTLREDMGTGGVATWKAVLADVRAHIALLEGDLGTAERQARLALTTLSSHNWGPAIASPLAALVLATSAMGRHDEVEAQLKRSVPVAAQNTWHWAVYLRARGHAHLAANRPHAALADFEACGELAVHWELDLPALLPWRSDLAQAYLRLNRVDRAGELVLAQLERPTADTPRVRGVSLRVLSSSIELKQRLPMLREAAALFQGCGDQVELSVALAVLSSAHHALGEFGAAKVVAKRAVRMAEACFAESLCRQFLPRGLVLDEVDGEEEPEVDSGTAAATAHEPDDLATLSTAERRVAALAALGHTNREISRKLYITVSTVEQHLTRVYRKLKVRRRTDLPTGLPMGALDMWVAEAPTFPAPATTTPGPTPGHAPVHRPVRDPRQAARPATGGAVRR
- a CDS encoding ABC transporter ATP-binding protein, with product MFGGRRRDQHGRGGNNAPAAVRLDSVRKTYGKGDSAVEALRGVDIALDYGSFTAVMGPSGSGKSTFLQCAAGLDQPSSGAVILDGVDLTGMSEVQLTELRRERVGFIFQSFNLLPALTVEQNVTLPMKLAGRRIDRNRVADVIGRVGLEQRRTHLPGELSGGQQQRVAIARALVSEPAVVFADEPTGALDTRTALEVLDLMRESVLVSGQTIVMVTHDPVAASHADSVIFLIDGQIIGQLQHPTAEAVAERMTHLTAMVERPQRSFSLSQGQGGGPGRRGRGSDY